From Paraglaciecola sp. L1A13:
GATTTCAACTAGGCCTTCTTGGTCGATATTTTCAATATCTGTCGTTTCCGTCGTTTGAACTTCAGTCTGCTCAGTAATGATACTTTCAACATTTTGAGCATTATCTGCCAGTGTTTTGCTCTGTGCAATGGAATCGACCTTAGCCGCACTGCCATTTACACTTTCTTGAGTATCGAGTTCACTAGTGTTTTCAAGGGAAGTTTGCAACGTGTTACTTGCAGAACCTTTTGCTGTTTCGTTCGCTAGATTTTCGCCCGTCGTATCAGAAATAAGGTCTTGATTTTGCGCAGGCGTGTTATTCACGTTATTCGAATCTAAAGGGCTGGTTTGAACAGTTGGGGCTTCAAGCGTATCAACTTTATCGTTATCGCTTTGTTGAAACCACCACACCACAACCAAAGCCACTACGACCGCTAATATGAGGTAAGTCACCATCATGAGTTTGTCGTCATTCGCTTGATGTGCGACACGACGAGAGAAGCTCTGAAGTTTCGCAGGCTCTTTCTTATGCATATTCAAATTATCGAGACCATTAAGCACCTGAGCTTCAGATACACCAACCTGGCGCGCATATAATTTGAGATAACCTTTAATAAAGGTCATTGAAATACTCGGGTCGTACTTATCTTCTTCCAAGGCTGTGATTAAGCCAGACTTCAAGTGGATTTGACTGGCAATATACTCGACGGAGAAGCCTTTTTCTAAGCGCGCAGCTTTTAACACCGGGCCTGGGCCATTAACCTGAGTTTCTTCTACTTGTTGCACTTCTTCACTCATTTAACTAACGCTACTCTTAATTTATTGGGACGATTATTTGGGTTCAACAACAATTAATTTTTGCCCGATATATATCGATGCTGGATCAGAAATATTGTTCCATTCCATGAGTTGACTCATATTAACGTTATATTGCAGTGAAAGGCGATAAAGATTCTCTTTCGCTGTAACAACATGATATTGATTCGGTGCTAATTCTTTTTTTGATACTTTGGGTTCGGGCTGTACCGGAGGTAATTCTCTCGTTGGTTCAAACGCATCGCCAACAATGCCACCACCATTTAAATAATCATACGCAGGCTGAAAATCAGGGTACAAGCTGACCAACATATTAGCATAATCCGTCGCGCGCTTAGGTGCCCCAGCTTCCTGCTCTATTTGTACAGCTAGCCATAAACTGTCTGCTGATACTGAGGCAACTCGCTCATAACGTCGTAGACTGTCACGAGCCGCTCCAAAACGATGAGCTTGCAACTGTAACTGTGTCAACAGAAATAGACTCTTTGCTCTTCCTGGCTGATGATTCAAGGCGTCTTGCAAAAAACCAATTGCCTTGTCAAGCGCATTTTGACTTTGACTACACAGCGCCAAATTCTCGTAGGTTTCAGCAGATGAGTTATATACATCACTATTTAACGCTTTGAAAAAATAAACCTTAGCTTGCTCATACTCACCTCTTTCACAAAGAAATGCACCATAGCTATTAGCGATGTCAGCATTTTCTGGAGCTATTTTTATGGCCTTGAGATAGGCCTGAGATGCAGAATCGTACTCTTCTACTTTCTGATAATAGTACGCCATACCGTAATGAACATCTGCAAGTTGAGGAGCAAACTCGAGTGCTTTATCAAGATTGAACTTCGCTTGGCTATAATTACCATTCTTTAAATAGGTTAATCCCAAGGACAATCGTGTTTTAGCAGCTCGTTGCTTATCAAAATCATCTGGACTTGAATAATTGCCTTGACTGACGCAAGCACAAAGACCAAGCACTATAAATAAGCTTAATAAGCGGAAAATTTTCATATGAATAAAGCGGTTAATACTCAATGCTCCACTTTCACCGAAATTTCTTCTCCCTTCATCTGTTTTTTCAACAAACGTTTCGTTCTATCCACTACGTCGCCAACTAATTGGCCACATGCGGCGTCTATGTCATCACCACGGGTTTTACGCACTACGACCATTAAGCCATAGCTAGAAAGCACTTTCGCAAAACGATCAATTCTTGAATTACTCGAACGCGTGTAAGGCGAGCCTGGATAAGGATTAAAAGGAATAAGGTTAATCTTACACGGCGTATCAGCAAGTACTTTGGCCAGCGCATGCGCTTGATCGGTACTATCGTTAACGCCGTTTAACATTACGTATTCAACGGTTACTTTACCTTGGTTAGCATGAGATTTAGCAAGATATCGGCGCACGCTCGCTAAAAACTCTTGAATGGGATACTTCTTATTGACTGGCACAAGTACATCGCGTAGCTCATCGTCTGGCGCGTGTAATGAAATAGCTAATGCTACATCAATCTGGTCGCCTAACATATCAAGGGCTGGCACCACACCTGACGTGCTTAATGTTACCCGGCGTTTTGATAACCCAAATGCCAGATCATCAAGCATAAGATCCATCGCCGGCACCACATTTTTAAGATTCAATAATGGTTCACCCATGCCCATCATCACCACATTGCTGATCGGCCGTTTAGCACTGTCGTTTGACAAACCGATAGTGGTGGCGACACGCCATACCTGCCCAATTATTTCAGATACACTGAGATTACGATTAAACCCCTGTTGCGCAGTAGAACAAAAAGTGCATTCTAATGCACAGCCCACTTGAGATGAAACGCACAGTGTTGCGCGGTCACCATCGGGTATCCATACGGTTTCAACTTCTTGACCGCCTTCTAAACGAAGGGCAAATTTAATTGTTCCGTCAGATGCATCCTGTTGATAAGCGATTTCAGGTGCTTTTATCTCACACTGCGCAGTAAGCTTTTCACGCAATGCCTTGTTCAAATTAGTCATTTGATCAAAATCAGAGATCCCTAATTGATAAATCCATTTCATCATTTGGTCGGCACGAAATGGCTTTTCGCCAATCGAACTAAAATACTCTCTTAAACCTGCACGGTTGAAGTTAAGTAAATTGATTTTAGTCGGTTTTGCTGACATCACTTCTGACATGGAACGGGATACCTCATTTAAAAGAAACTAGTGTACATTTTTTACGCTACAACTGCCATTTTGTTGGCGTAGCTATAGCATTTAGATCGCAAAAGGGAGCCTAAGCTCCCTTAAATACAAACGTTAAAAAATTAACGTGTACGTGGGCAAATTTCTTCGTCAGAGAAGAAGTATGCAATTTCACGTGCAGCTGATTCAGGTGCATCTGAACCGTGACATGCATTTTCGTCAATTGATGCAGCATAGTCAGCACGTAAAGTACCAGCAAGCGCGTCAGCTGGGTTAGTTGCGCCCATGATTTCACGATTTTTAAGAACAGCGTTTTCGCCTTCTAAAACCTGAACCATAACTGGACCAGATGTCATAAATTCAACTAAAGCACCGAAGAAAGGACGTTCGCTATGCTCAGCATAGAAACCTTCTGCTTGTTCTTTGCTAAGGTGAAGCATTTTAGAAGCAACGATACGTAGACCTGCGCTTTCGAAACGGTTGTAAATTGCGCCGATTACATTTTTTGCAACTGCGTCAGGTTTAATAATTGAAAAAGTACGTTCTAAGGCCATGATTGGTCTCCGATAACAAAATAGATGATTAAAAATTCGCGCGGATTATATGCGTTTCCTCGGCAAAAGCCCAACAAATCGGAAAATTAATATAGCGCGGTCAGAAAACGTATGTCTACATCATTGATGAACAGAGAAAATTGGCGTTTATTAGACGCTACAAACTAGTTATGATGCCCTATCAAGAAAAAACAATAAGGAGAGACGGTGTTAAGACTACTTTTTCTATTACCGTTAATTTTATGTTTACTATGGTTTACCTATCTCAGGCTACGGGGGTTTAGCATCAGCCAAGGGAAACAAGGTTTTATCTATATTTTGGCATTTTCTGCCATCATTGCACTATTTTATACTCTAATGCTATGGCTGACCGCCACCTGAAATTGTGATAACAAATAAAAAAAGGAGCTTCAGCTCCTTTTTTTATTTCCAACTAACAAGCCTAGTAAATTTCGACGTCAGCTTGATCACGAAGGGCGTTAATAAACTCACCATATGTGAATTGAGCACGCATAGTAGATAATCTATTTTGCAATGTTGCTACATCACTACTTGGAATATCAGCGCCTTCATTAACCTTAATTAACTGTACAAGCCCTACGTCACCATTAAACAACCCGACAACTTGAGCGTTAGCCTCTTTATTGCTAGTCAGTTTAAATAATGCTTCAACGATGCTCGGTGCCACGGACGAACCGTTTCTGGCTATCGCATCTTGTTCTTGCCATTCAATGCCTTTCGATTTTAGCTTCTCGCTAATATCTTGCTCAGAGCGCACATCAGCTAACAGTGTGTCTGCCCAAGTTTTAGCCGCTTGTTGCGCTTTCTCGGCTAATAAAAGATCAGTAATCTGAGCAGTGACTTCATCAAGCGCTTTGGTGCGCTGAGCTTCGTAATCGGCCACACGGACAAACATGATGTGATTGTCACCCAACTCAATAACATCGCTGTTCACTTGATCGTTAATTAACTCATCAGAAAATGCCTGAGCAACAACGTCCGGATAATTAACGTCTTGTGGAACGCTATCTTGACTAAATAAAACCGTGGTTTGCACGTCTATGTCGGCAATACCGGCAACTTCATCTAAGCTATCGGGGGCTTCAAATGCGACTTCGGCCATGCGTTGTTGCTTAGTATAAAAGTCTTCTTCCGCCTTCTCTGTTTTTATTTTAGCAAGTACGTCTTCTTTCACGTCAGCATAAGGACTCGTTTGCTCAGGTTTGATATCGGTTAGTTTGATAATATGAAAACCAAATTCACTTTTAACAACAGCTGATATATCGCCAACGTTAGCCAAACCAAATGCAGCATCTTCGAAAGCGGGATCCATCATTCCAAGACTAAACCAGTCAAGGTCGCCACCGTTCTCGGCACTAAATGTATCACTTGAATATTCTTTTGCTAATTCAGCAAAATCGCCACCATCGTTAACTTTTTCTAAGATATCTTGGGCTGATTCAGCAGCTTTTTGCTCATCATCCGCAAATTCAACCAGGATATGCGATGCTCGGCGCTCTTCTTGTGTTCTGAAATCTTGGATATTCTGCTCGTAGTATTGCTCAGCTTCATCATCAGAAACCACGATATCTGACAATAAATCGTCTATCGACAGCTCAACGTAGGCAAGACTGACTTTCTGCTGAGTATCAAACTGCGTAATATTAGCTTGGTAATAATTTTCGATATCTTCTGGAGATACCGTAATTTCGTCACCAAACGGCTGTGCTGGTATTGTCAAATAGCGAGCGTCACGCGTTTGCTCTTGCAGTTTGTATGCCTGCTTCGATTCAGCAACCAGGGTAAATTCAGATCCCAATAATGCGTTTGAAAGTTGACGGCGAGTCATATCTACGCGCATATAATCACGGAATTCGTTTGGTTGAAATCCCGCTTGACGCAATACTGCAGTATATCTTTCGTTATCGAACTTTCCATCAAATTGAAATTCTGGCATAGCGACGATAGCTTGCTTGATTTGCGCATCGCTAACACGAAGACCTAAATCAATAGCTGCTTGCTCAAGCAATTTGTCACCGATCAACCGATCTAATACGCCTTGTCTGAATTGTTGCAAATAAGCGCTATCGGCTGTCAATGCAGCGAATGCGTCGCCGTATTGAGATTCCATTCGCCCGCGTTCATTTTGATAAGCGCGTTCTAGATCCGCTTGTGAAATGGTGTCGTCGTTGACTTTAGCTGCCGCAGTTTCGGCAGATGAGTTGATATAACTGCCTACACCGGCAAACATAAAACTTAAAATCACCAACCCTAGGATAGCCATGGCCCACTTGCCTTGGGTTCCCTCTCTGATTCTTTCCAACATGTTCGTTTTTAACTCCAAGTGAGTTGCTTGAGATAAGCTGAATTTTACTAAATATTAAGGAGGCAGGATTATATATTAAACGTAATCATTAATTAACAGCAGATAAACAAAAGGCGATGATAAATCATCGCCTTTTTAACTGAAAAACTTTGCTTAGTTACAAGCGTCTTTAAGCGCTTTACCGGCTTTGAACGACGGAACTTTAGCAGCAGAAATTTGGATTGTTTCACCAGTCTGTGGATTACGACCACTACGAGCTGCACGCTCACGTACAGAGAATGTACCGAAACCTACAAGAGCAACTTGATCACCTTCTTTAAGTGCTGCAGTGATTGCGTCAGTCAATGCATCTAGTGCACGTCCTGAAGCTGCTTTAGAAATATCTGCACTTGCAGCGATTTGGTCGATAAGTTGAGACTTATTCACAATATGATCCCCTTCAATTGTTATTATATTAATTATCCGCAAACAAGAATGCGGAAAATGTTATACCAAGCTTAAATTTGAACTTCAAGCATAAATTCACAAATTTTTAACTTTGTAGATATCGCCGCAATCCCTTTTGTGACAAGGCCTAAAGCGAAACTGGAACAAAGGCTACCACAACTTTTTGTTGATTGAAGCCCTTATTTCCAAAAAAAACGAAAAAACTAGCCCTAAGTGGCTATTTTTTACCCTTGCTTGGCTTTTCAAGGCTAAAACGCTCGGGATTTTCTTGCAATGCCAACTCTAAAACTTCGTCTATCCACCTGACTGGGTGGATAGATAGGTCTTGTTTTACATTATCTGGGATCTCTTGTAAATCGCGTTCGTTCTCTTTTGGAATGATAACGGTTTTTATTCCCCCACGGTGAGCAGCCAATAATTTCTCTTTTAATCCACCGATCGCCAATACTTCACCACGCAACGTAATTTCGCCTGTCATCGCGACATCACAGCGAACGGGATTACCGGTAAGTGTTGATACAAGCGCTGTGCACATGGCGATACCGGCACTTGGTCCGTCCTTTGGAGTTGCCCCTTCAGGTACGTGAACATGGATGTCACGTTTTTCATGGAAATCACTATTAATGCGTAATTTTTCTGCACGACTACGCACGACCGTCATGGCTGTTTGAATCGACTCTTGCATAACGTCACCCAGTGAACCAGTGAATGTCATTTTACCTTTGCCTACTACCGATGTCGTTTCAATGGTCAATAATTCACCACCTACTTGAGTCCAAGCCAAACCTGTGACTTGGCCTATCTGATTATTATTTTCCGCTTTTCCATAATCAAAACGTTGTACACCAAGATAGTCGGCTAAGTTGTCTTGGTTAACCGTCACGCACTTTGTATCTTTATTTAGCAGAATATTTTTAACGGCTTTACGACAAATTTTAGAAATTTCACGCTCTAAATTCCGTACGCCAGCCTCTCGGGTATAATGACGAATGATACCCATAATCGCTGATTCTTCGATAACTAATTCTTTAGCTTTAAGGCCATTGCGTGCGATTTGCTTATCAAGTAAATGACGCATGGCTATATTCAGTTTTTCATCTTCTGTATAACCAGATAAACGAATCACTTCCATTCGGTCCAACAAAGGGCCTGGAATATCCATACTATTAGACGTTGCCACAAACATGACATCAGAAAGGTCGTAATCAACTTCTAAGTAATGATCACTAAAAGTACCGTTCTGTTCAGGATCCAATACTTCCAGTAACGCTGATGACGGGTCTCCGCGCATATCAGATGACATCTTGTCGATTTCATCAAGCAAAAATAACGGGTTTTTCACGCCAACTTTAGCCATTTTTTGAATCAACTTGCCAGGCATAGAACCAATGTAGGTTCGTCTGTGCCCGCGAATTTCAGCTTCATCACGAACCCCGCCCAACGCCATGCGCACATACTTACGGCCTGTTGCTTTAGCAATAGACTGTCCAAGAGAGGTTTTACCAACTCCTGGAGGACCCACTAAACACAAAATAGGCCCTTTAAGCTTTTTCACGCGCTGCTGAACCGCTAAATACTCAATGATACGTTCTTTAACTTTCTCTAAACCAAAATGTTCTGTATCAAGTAACTTATCCGCTGCAGCCAGATCTTTCTTAACGGCACTGCGCTTAGTCCAAGGTACATTGGTCAACCAATCAATATAACTGCGTACCACAGTCGCTTCAGCTGACATGGGAGACATCATTTTCAATTTGCTTAGCTCTGTCGTTGCTTTTTTCTTAGCTTCTTCAGGCATCTTAGCGTCTTCAATTTTTTTACTTAATGCTTCAAATTCGTCAGGCGCTTCATCTAGCTCACCAAGCTCTTTTTGAATAGCCTTCATTTGCTCATTCAAATAATACTCACGCTGGCTCTTTTCCATCTGCTTCTTGACTCGGGTGCGGATCTTCTTTTCCACCTGAAGCAAATCGATTTCGCTTTCCATGAGCGCCATTAAGTATTCAAGACGATCGTTAACTTGATCCATCTCCAATACTTTCTGCTTTTCAGCTAATTTTAGAGGCATGTGCGCTGCCATGGTATCAGCTAGTCGAGCGGCTTGTTCGATACCGCTCAACGAGGTAAGCACCTCTGGAGGAATTTTTTTATTTAATTTGACGTAACCTTCAAACTGCGAAATAGCCGAGCGAATAATCACTTCTTGTTCGCTCTCGTCTACCTCAAGGTCTTCCTTGATGGCGATATTAGCGATGAAGAAATCATCGGTACTGACAAAATCTGCAATCTGCGCGCGCTGATTCCCTTCTACCAATACTTTTACCGTGCCATCAGGCAACTTTAATAACTGCAATATAGTCGCTATGGTCCCTACGGTGAATATATCGTCAGGCTGCGGCTCATCTGTGCTGGCATCTTTTTGGGCTACTAAAAAAATCTGTTTGTCTTTGTCCATCGCTGCTTCTAAACAACGTATCGACTTTTCGCGACCTACAAATAAGGGAATAACCATGTGTGGATAAACCACCACATCACGTAATGCCAAGACAGGCATTTCTGTGTAATCAACATTCTCTTTGGT
This genomic window contains:
- the pilW gene encoding type IV pilus biogenesis/stability protein PilW, whose translation is MKIFRLLSLFIVLGLCACVSQGNYSSPDDFDKQRAAKTRLSLGLTYLKNGNYSQAKFNLDKALEFAPQLADVHYGMAYYYQKVEEYDSASQAYLKAIKIAPENADIANSYGAFLCERGEYEQAKVYFFKALNSDVYNSSAETYENLALCSQSQNALDKAIGFLQDALNHQPGRAKSLFLLTQLQLQAHRFGAARDSLRRYERVASVSADSLWLAVQIEQEAGAPKRATDYANMLVSLYPDFQPAYDYLNGGGIVGDAFEPTRELPPVQPEPKVSKKELAPNQYHVVTAKENLYRLSLQYNVNMSQLMEWNNISDPASIYIGQKLIVVEPK
- the hupB gene encoding nucleoid-associated protein HU-beta, coding for MNKSQLIDQIAASADISKAASGRALDALTDAITAALKEGDQVALVGFGTFSVRERAARSGRNPQTGETIQISAAKVPSFKAGKALKDACN
- a CDS encoding RodZ domain-containing protein codes for the protein MSEEVQQVEETQVNGPGPVLKAARLEKGFSVEYIASQIHLKSGLITALEEDKYDPSISMTFIKGYLKLYARQVGVSEAQVLNGLDNLNMHKKEPAKLQSFSRRVAHQANDDKLMMVTYLILAVVVALVVVWWFQQSDNDKVDTLEAPTVQTSPLDSNNVNNTPAQNQDLISDTTGENLANETAKGSASNTLQTSLENTSELDTQESVNGSAAKVDSIAQSKTLADNAQNVESIITEQTEVQTTETTDIENIDQEGLVEIVFQFADDCWISIVDATGETIAVGVKVSGRVMNVSGKPPFEVILGAPSEVSIRYAGEDIDMSFLTPNSTAKFTLPLSL
- a CDS encoding SurA N-terminal domain-containing protein; amino-acid sequence: MLERIREGTQGKWAMAILGLVILSFMFAGVGSYINSSAETAAAKVNDDTISQADLERAYQNERGRMESQYGDAFAALTADSAYLQQFRQGVLDRLIGDKLLEQAAIDLGLRVSDAQIKQAIVAMPEFQFDGKFDNERYTAVLRQAGFQPNEFRDYMRVDMTRRQLSNALLGSEFTLVAESKQAYKLQEQTRDARYLTIPAQPFGDEITVSPEDIENYYQANITQFDTQQKVSLAYVELSIDDLLSDIVVSDDEAEQYYEQNIQDFRTQEERRASHILVEFADDEQKAAESAQDILEKVNDGGDFAELAKEYSSDTFSAENGGDLDWFSLGMMDPAFEDAAFGLANVGDISAVVKSEFGFHIIKLTDIKPEQTSPYADVKEDVLAKIKTEKAEEDFYTKQQRMAEVAFEAPDSLDEVAGIADIDVQTTVLFSQDSVPQDVNYPDVVAQAFSDELINDQVNSDVIELGDNHIMFVRVADYEAQRTKALDEVTAQITDLLLAEKAQQAAKTWADTLLADVRSEQDISEKLKSKGIEWQEQDAIARNGSSVAPSIVEALFKLTSNKEANAQVVGLFNGDVGLVQLIKVNEGADIPSSDVATLQNRLSTMRAQFTYGEFINALRDQADVEIY
- the lon gene encoding endopeptidase La — its product is MTKENVDYTEMPVLALRDVVVYPHMVIPLFVGREKSIRCLEAAMDKDKQIFLVAQKDASTDEPQPDDIFTVGTIATILQLLKLPDGTVKVLVEGNQRAQIADFVSTDDFFIANIAIKEDLEVDESEQEVIIRSAISQFEGYVKLNKKIPPEVLTSLSGIEQAARLADTMAAHMPLKLAEKQKVLEMDQVNDRLEYLMALMESEIDLLQVEKKIRTRVKKQMEKSQREYYLNEQMKAIQKELGELDEAPDEFEALSKKIEDAKMPEEAKKKATTELSKLKMMSPMSAEATVVRSYIDWLTNVPWTKRSAVKKDLAAADKLLDTEHFGLEKVKERIIEYLAVQQRVKKLKGPILCLVGPPGVGKTSLGQSIAKATGRKYVRMALGGVRDEAEIRGHRRTYIGSMPGKLIQKMAKVGVKNPLFLLDEIDKMSSDMRGDPSSALLEVLDPEQNGTFSDHYLEVDYDLSDVMFVATSNSMDIPGPLLDRMEVIRLSGYTEDEKLNIAMRHLLDKQIARNGLKAKELVIEESAIMGIIRHYTREAGVRNLEREISKICRKAVKNILLNKDTKCVTVNQDNLADYLGVQRFDYGKAENNNQIGQVTGLAWTQVGGELLTIETTSVVGKGKMTFTGSLGDVMQESIQTAMTVVRSRAEKLRINSDFHEKRDIHVHVPEGATPKDGPSAGIAMCTALVSTLTGNPVRCDVAMTGEITLRGEVLAIGGLKEKLLAAHRGGIKTVIIPKENERDLQEIPDNVKQDLSIHPVRWIDEVLELALQENPERFSLEKPSKGKK
- the ndk gene encoding nucleoside-diphosphate kinase, producing MALERTFSIIKPDAVAKNVIGAIYNRFESAGLRIVASKMLHLSKEQAEGFYAEHSERPFFGALVEFMTSGPVMVQVLEGENAVLKNREIMGATNPADALAGTLRADYAASIDENACHGSDAPESAAREIAYFFSDEEICPRTR
- a CDS encoding bifunctional tRNA (adenosine(37)-C2)-methyltransferase TrmG/ribosomal RNA large subunit methyltransferase RlmN, with the translated sequence MSEVMSAKPTKINLLNFNRAGLREYFSSIGEKPFRADQMMKWIYQLGISDFDQMTNLNKALREKLTAQCEIKAPEIAYQQDASDGTIKFALRLEGGQEVETVWIPDGDRATLCVSSQVGCALECTFCSTAQQGFNRNLSVSEIIGQVWRVATTIGLSNDSAKRPISNVVMMGMGEPLLNLKNVVPAMDLMLDDLAFGLSKRRVTLSTSGVVPALDMLGDQIDVALAISLHAPDDELRDVLVPVNKKYPIQEFLASVRRYLAKSHANQGKVTVEYVMLNGVNDSTDQAHALAKVLADTPCKINLIPFNPYPGSPYTRSSNSRIDRFAKVLSSYGLMVVVRKTRGDDIDAACGQLVGDVVDRTKRLLKKQMKGEEISVKVEH